The following are encoded together in the Bradyrhizobium genosp. L genome:
- a CDS encoding acyl-CoA dehydrogenase gives MSFRRDYLTKPIFSWARGVLPTMSDTEREALEAGDVWWDADLFTGNPDWAKFLAYAPAKLTDEEHAFLHGPVDELCTMLDEWKINWEWRDLPPEVWDFVKRHKFFGMIIPKQFGGLGFSPYAHSEVVRKISSRSLTAAVTVMVPNSLGPGELLMRFGTKEQQERWLPRLADGRDIPCFGLTSPEAGSDAASMIDTGIICKGTFEGREVIGLKLNWHKRYITLGPVATLLGLAFKAYDPDHLVGNQDELGITVALIPTHLPGVSIGHRHLPAMQVFQNGPNWGKDVFIPLDYIIGGQERLGKGWKMLMTALAAGRGISLPSLSAAGAAYAARTTGAYARIREQFGISISKFEGIEEPLARITGTAYLLDAARRLTCAALNEGHHPAVISGIMKLHATERMRIAIDDAMDIHGGKAVIDGPQNYLGGLYRSVPVGITVEGANILTRNLIVFGQGAIRAHPYLLQEMNALGETDRDKGLTAFDTAFWKHVGHSFATMFRAWGRSWSFGLFAPAPDAGDATQFYRQLSRYSSAFALCADMALLTLGGALKRKEMLSARFGDILSELYLLSAALKRWQDEGRQEQDLPALEWCMATGFRTIQNRFAEILANLPNRFVAIILKFLIQPFGARVVGPSDRVVHQCAQLVLSPSAARDRLTSDLAFVEDDGGIARLEKAFRLVTEAEDAAKQMRAARIHDWKEAVKKGVITESDGEKLAAAHEAVTKVIEVDDFAPEALSPIYKKSADVHQFFQELGEQRAAG, from the coding sequence ATGAGCTTCCGCCGCGACTATCTGACGAAACCCATTTTCTCCTGGGCGCGTGGCGTGCTGCCGACGATGTCGGACACCGAGCGCGAGGCGCTGGAGGCCGGCGACGTCTGGTGGGATGCCGATCTCTTCACCGGCAATCCGGACTGGGCGAAATTCCTGGCCTACGCACCGGCCAAGCTGACCGACGAGGAGCACGCCTTCCTGCACGGTCCGGTCGACGAGCTCTGTACGATGCTCGACGAGTGGAAGATCAATTGGGAATGGCGCGATTTGCCGCCCGAAGTCTGGGACTTCGTCAAGCGCCACAAATTCTTCGGCATGATCATCCCGAAGCAATTCGGCGGCCTCGGCTTCTCGCCCTATGCGCATTCCGAAGTGGTGCGCAAGATCTCCTCGCGTTCGCTGACCGCGGCCGTCACCGTGATGGTGCCGAACTCGCTCGGGCCGGGCGAGCTGTTGATGCGCTTCGGCACCAAGGAGCAGCAGGAGCGATGGCTGCCGCGGCTCGCCGACGGCCGCGATATCCCGTGCTTCGGCCTGACCAGCCCGGAGGCCGGCTCGGATGCCGCCTCGATGATCGACACCGGCATCATCTGCAAGGGCACGTTCGAGGGCCGCGAGGTGATTGGCCTGAAGCTGAACTGGCACAAGCGCTACATCACGCTCGGCCCCGTCGCGACGCTGCTCGGGCTTGCGTTCAAGGCTTACGATCCCGATCATCTCGTCGGCAATCAAGACGAGCTCGGTATCACGGTGGCGCTGATCCCGACGCACTTGCCCGGCGTCTCGATCGGCCATCGCCATCTGCCGGCGATGCAGGTGTTCCAGAACGGCCCGAACTGGGGCAAGGACGTCTTCATCCCGCTCGACTACATCATCGGCGGCCAAGAGCGCCTCGGAAAGGGTTGGAAGATGCTGATGACGGCGCTCGCCGCGGGCCGCGGCATCTCGCTGCCGTCGCTCTCGGCGGCCGGTGCCGCCTATGCGGCGCGCACCACCGGCGCCTATGCCCGGATCCGCGAGCAGTTCGGCATCTCGATTTCCAAGTTCGAGGGCATCGAGGAGCCGCTGGCCCGCATCACGGGCACTGCCTATCTGCTCGACGCCGCGCGGCGGCTGACCTGCGCCGCGCTGAACGAGGGGCATCATCCCGCCGTCATCTCCGGGATCATGAAGCTGCACGCCACCGAGCGGATGCGGATCGCGATCGATGACGCCATGGACATCCATGGCGGCAAGGCCGTAATCGACGGGCCGCAGAATTATCTCGGCGGTCTGTATCGTTCGGTGCCGGTCGGCATCACGGTCGAGGGCGCCAACATCCTGACCCGCAACCTGATCGTGTTCGGGCAGGGCGCGATCCGTGCGCATCCGTATCTGCTTCAGGAGATGAACGCGCTCGGCGAGACCGATCGCGACAAGGGCCTCACCGCCTTCGACACCGCGTTCTGGAAGCATGTCGGCCACAGCTTTGCGACCATGTTCCGCGCCTGGGGCCGCAGCTGGAGCTTCGGCCTGTTCGCGCCGGCGCCGGATGCCGGCGATGCGACGCAATTCTATCGCCAGCTCTCGCGCTATTCGTCGGCATTTGCGCTGTGCGCCGACATGGCGCTGCTCACGCTCGGCGGCGCGCTGAAGCGCAAGGAGATGTTGTCCGCCCGCTTCGGCGACATCCTGTCCGAATTGTATCTGCTCTCTGCCGCGCTGAAGCGCTGGCAGGACGAGGGCCGGCAGGAGCAGGATCTGCCTGCGCTCGAATGGTGCATGGCGACTGGCTTCAGGACCATCCAGAACCGGTTTGCGGAAATCCTGGCCAATCTGCCCAACCGCTTTGTCGCGATCATCCTGAAATTCCTGATCCAGCCGTTTGGGGCGCGCGTGGTCGGCCCGTCCGACCGCGTCGTGCATCAATGCGCGCAGCTCGTTCTGTCGCCTTCGGCGGCGCGCGACCGCCTGACATCAGATCTCGCCTTTGTCGAGGACGACGGCGGTATCGCGCGGCTGGAGAAGGCCTTCCGCCTCGTCACCGAGGCCGAGGACGCCGCCAAGCAGATGCGCGCGGCGCGCATTCACGACTGGAAAGAGGCAGTCAAGAAGGGCGTCATCACCGAGAGCGACGGGGAAAAGCTCGCCGCCGCGCATGAAGCCGTCACAAAAGTCATCGAGGTCGATGATTTTGCGCCGGAGGCGCTGTCCCCGATTTACAAGAAATCCGCCGACGTGCATCAGTTCTTCCAGGAGCTTGGTGAGCAGAGGGCGGCGGGCTGA
- a CDS encoding TetR/AcrR family transcriptional regulator, which yields MTLISEHSETDTRERILTVAERLFRQIGYLKTTVADIAKELRMSPANVYRFFDSKKSIHEGVARRLMGEVEVEAQRIALRSGSAAVRLRDLMISVNRMNTERYVGDSKLHEMVEIAMQEDWDVCVIHMETITGAIGQVIAQGVASGEFEVKDLMTASLCACTAMMRFFHPQMIAQCATKPGPTIDEMIDFVIAGLAPRVRAN from the coding sequence ATGACGCTGATCTCGGAACATAGCGAAACCGACACCCGTGAGCGGATTCTCACGGTGGCGGAGCGTCTGTTCCGGCAGATCGGCTACCTCAAGACCACGGTTGCCGACATCGCCAAGGAGCTCAGGATGAGCCCCGCCAACGTGTACCGCTTCTTCGACTCGAAGAAGTCGATCCACGAGGGCGTGGCGCGCCGGTTGATGGGCGAGGTCGAGGTCGAGGCACAGCGCATCGCGCTGCGGTCGGGGTCGGCCGCGGTGCGGTTGCGCGACTTGATGATTTCAGTCAATCGCATGAACACCGAGCGCTATGTCGGCGACAGCAAGCTGCACGAGATGGTCGAAATCGCGATGCAGGAAGACTGGGACGTCTGCGTTATCCATATGGAGACGATCACCGGCGCCATCGGCCAGGTGATCGCGCAGGGCGTCGCATCCGGCGAGTTCGAGGTCAAGGACCTGATGACCGCATCGCTGTGTGCCTGCACGGCGATGATGCGCTTCTTCCACCCGCAGATGATCGCCCAGTGCGCGACCAAGCCGGGCCCGACCATCGACGAGATGATCGATTTCGTCATCGCGGGGCTGGCTCCGCGGGTCCGGGCGAACTGA
- a CDS encoding efflux RND transporter permease subunit, protein MKRFNLSAWAVSHPTLVLFLMIVLGVAGYFSYEKLGRAEDPFFTVKVVNVSVMWPGATSQEMQMQVADPIEKKLQELPFFDKVQTYSKPGFTAMQVSFKDSTSPKDVPYLFYLLRKKLVDVQGELPSGILGPVVNDEFSDVDSILYMMTGDGADYAQLKKVAEGFRQRLLKVPGVTKIDLYGIQDERIFVEFSHAKLATLGITPQALFDSLAKQNNVTPAGTVETSSQRVPLRVTGALDGVKAVAETPVESNGRVFRLGDIATVTHGYVDPPTFKVRQEGKPALGIGVVTAKGANILELGKDVAQATAEFMKAVPQGINVDQIADQPKVVEHAVGEFVHSFVEALAIVLFVSFVALGWRTGIVVALSVPLVLGIVFIVMNAMSLDLHRITLGALIIALGLLVDDAIIAVEMMVVKMEQGWDRMKAASFAWESTAFPMLTGTLVTAAGFLPIGFANSAVGEYAGGIFWIVAIALVASWFVAVIFTPYIGVKLLPNIKVHQNHDPHAIYETRMYRGLRSIVQWCVDHRIKVVVATVGVFFASIVAFGHVQQQFFPLSERPELFLQLRLPEGTAFNVTEKAVKKAEALLKDDQDIETYTAYVGQGSPRFWLGLNPQLPNEAFAEIVILSKNVEARERIKAKIEQAAADGALNEARVRVDRFNFGPPVGFPVQFRVIGPDASKVRDIAYQVREVMRQNPNVKDVQLDWNEQSPYLKLVVDQDRARALGLTPQDVSQALAMLISGASVTTIRDGIEKVGVVARAVPAERLDLGRVGDLTITSRNGVAVPLQQIAKIEYAHEEPILWRRNRDMAITVRSDVIDGVQAPDVTNQIAPKLKDIQAHLEPAYRIEPGGAFEESAKGNASIFILFPVMVMVMLTLLMIQLQSFSRLLLVFLTAPLGIVGASLGLNVANQPFGFVALLGLIALAGMIMRNTVILVDQIESDVASGLTRREAIVEAAVRRARPVVLTALAAILAMIPLSRSAFWGPMAITIMGGLFVATFLTLLYLPGLYALWFRKSLDECGPGVQTDTAPQHAGDAQRAIPLAEAAE, encoded by the coding sequence ATGAAGCGCTTCAACCTTTCGGCCTGGGCGGTCAGCCATCCGACGCTGGTCTTGTTCCTGATGATCGTGCTCGGCGTCGCCGGCTACTTCTCCTACGAGAAGCTCGGCCGTGCCGAGGATCCGTTCTTCACGGTCAAGGTGGTGAACGTCTCGGTGATGTGGCCGGGCGCGACCTCGCAGGAAATGCAGATGCAGGTCGCCGATCCGATCGAGAAGAAGCTGCAGGAGCTGCCGTTCTTCGACAAGGTGCAGACCTATTCCAAGCCGGGCTTCACGGCGATGCAGGTCTCCTTCAAGGATTCGACCTCGCCGAAGGACGTGCCCTATCTCTTCTATCTGCTGCGCAAGAAGCTGGTCGACGTCCAGGGCGAGCTGCCCTCCGGCATCCTCGGCCCCGTCGTCAACGACGAATTCTCCGACGTCGATTCGATCCTCTACATGATGACCGGCGACGGCGCCGATTATGCGCAATTGAAGAAAGTCGCGGAAGGCTTCCGCCAGCGCCTGCTCAAGGTGCCCGGCGTGACCAAGATCGACCTCTACGGCATCCAGGACGAGCGCATCTTCGTCGAGTTCTCGCATGCCAAGCTTGCAACCCTCGGCATCACGCCGCAGGCGCTGTTCGATTCGCTCGCCAAGCAGAACAACGTGACGCCGGCAGGCACCGTGGAAACCTCCTCGCAGCGCGTGCCGCTGCGCGTCACCGGCGCGCTCGACGGCGTCAAGGCGGTCGCCGAGACGCCGGTCGAGAGCAATGGCCGCGTGTTCCGGCTCGGCGACATCGCCACCGTCACCCACGGTTATGTCGATCCGCCAACCTTCAAGGTGCGGCAGGAAGGCAAGCCCGCGCTCGGCATCGGCGTCGTCACCGCCAAGGGCGCCAACATCCTCGAGCTCGGCAAGGACGTCGCACAGGCGACCGCCGAGTTCATGAAGGCGGTGCCGCAGGGCATCAATGTCGACCAGATCGCCGATCAGCCCAAGGTGGTCGAACACGCCGTCGGCGAGTTCGTGCACTCCTTCGTCGAGGCGCTGGCGATCGTGCTGTTCGTTTCCTTTGTCGCGCTCGGCTGGCGCACCGGCATCGTGGTGGCGCTGTCGGTGCCGCTGGTGCTCGGCATCGTCTTCATCGTGATGAACGCGATGTCGCTCGACCTGCACAGAATTACGCTGGGTGCGCTGATCATCGCGCTCGGCCTCCTGGTCGACGACGCCATCATCGCGGTCGAGATGATGGTGGTGAAGATGGAGCAGGGCTGGGATCGCATGAAGGCGGCGTCCTTTGCCTGGGAATCCACCGCGTTTCCGATGCTGACCGGCACGCTGGTCACCGCGGCCGGCTTTCTGCCGATCGGCTTTGCCAATTCGGCGGTGGGCGAATATGCCGGCGGTATCTTCTGGATCGTGGCGATCGCGCTGGTCGCCTCCTGGTTCGTCGCGGTGATCTTCACGCCCTATATCGGCGTCAAGCTGTTGCCCAACATCAAGGTGCACCAGAACCACGATCCGCACGCAATCTACGAGACGCGGATGTATCGCGGCTTGCGCAGCATCGTGCAGTGGTGCGTCGATCACCGCATCAAGGTGGTGGTGGCGACCGTCGGCGTCTTCTTCGCCTCGATCGTCGCGTTCGGCCACGTCCAGCAGCAGTTCTTCCCGCTGTCGGAGCGGCCCGAATTGTTCCTGCAGCTCCGCCTGCCCGAGGGCACGGCCTTCAACGTCACCGAGAAGGCGGTCAAGAAGGCCGAGGCGCTGCTCAAGGACGACCAGGACATCGAGACCTACACCGCCTATGTTGGCCAGGGCTCGCCGCGCTTCTGGCTCGGCCTCAATCCGCAGCTGCCGAACGAGGCCTTTGCCGAGATCGTCATCCTGTCCAAGAACGTCGAGGCGCGCGAGCGCATCAAGGCCAAGATCGAGCAGGCCGCGGCCGATGGCGCGCTCAACGAGGCGCGGGTCCGGGTCGACCGTTTCAACTTCGGTCCGCCGGTCGGCTTCCCGGTTCAGTTCCGCGTGATCGGGCCCGACGCCAGCAAGGTGCGCGACATCGCCTATCAGGTCCGCGAGGTCATGCGCCAGAACCCGAACGTCAAGGACGTCCAGCTCGACTGGAACGAGCAATCGCCCTATCTGAAGCTGGTCGTCGACCAGGACCGCGCCCGCGCGCTCGGCCTCACCCCGCAGGACGTCTCGCAGGCGCTGGCGATGCTGATCTCGGGCGCGTCGGTCACCACGATCCGCGACGGCATCGAGAAGGTCGGCGTGGTCGCCCGCGCCGTGCCGGCCGAGCGGCTCGATCTTGGCCGCGTCGGCGATCTCACCATCACCTCGCGCAACGGCGTTGCCGTGCCGCTGCAGCAGATCGCCAAGATCGAATATGCCCATGAGGAGCCGATCCTGTGGCGGCGCAACCGCGACATGGCGATCACCGTGCGCTCCGACGTCATCGACGGCGTGCAGGCGCCCGACGTCACCAACCAGATCGCGCCGAAGCTGAAGGACATCCAGGCGCATCTTGAGCCCGCTTACCGCATTGAGCCGGGCGGGGCGTTCGAGGAATCCGCCAAGGGCAATGCCTCGATCTTCATCCTCTTCCCGGTGATGGTGATGGTGATGTTGACGCTGCTGATGATCCAGCTGCAGAGCTTCTCGCGCCTGTTGCTGGTGTTCCTGACCGCGCCGCTCGGCATCGTCGGCGCCTCGCTGGGGCTCAACGTTGCCAACCAACCATTCGGTTTCGTGGCCCTCCTCGGATTGATCGCGCTGGCCGGCATGATCATGCGCAACACCGTGATCCTGGTCGATCAGATCGAGAGCGACGTGGCGAGCGGCCTGACCCGGCGGGAAGCCATCGTGGAGGCCGCGGTCCGCCGCGCCCGCCCGGTGGTGCTGACCGCGCTTGCGGCGATCCTCGCCATGATCCCGCTGTCGCGCTCGGCGTTCTGGGGACCGATGGCGATCACCATCATGGGCGGTTTGTTTGTTGCGACTTTCCTCACCTTGCTGTATCTGCCGGGCCTTTACGCCCTCTGGTTCCGCAAGTCCCTCGATGAGTGCGGTCCCGGCGTGCAAACTGATACTGCGCCGCAGCATGCCGGAGATGCGCAACGCGCAATTCCGCTTGCTGAAGCGGCTGAATAA
- a CDS encoding acetyl-CoA C-acetyltransferase — MTRPVFIVDGSRTPFLKARSGPGPFTPVDLAVQCGRPLLARQPFAPTAFDQVILGCVNVIADEMNPARVAALRLGMGEQMVAFTVQINCGSGMQSIDTGYRYIREGNSELILAGGAEALSHAPLVWPNSGVRWFAGLAGAKGIGAKIAAALKIKPSYLKPIIGLERGLTDPITELNMGQTAEKVGHLFGITRAQSDAYAAESHQRLARAQKEGYLKGEVETSFVRDGKFYDHDDGVRPDSSPETLAKLKPVFERPWGQVTAGNSSQITDGASWVILASENAVAKHGLTPKAVILDSQWSALDPSIMGLGPVLSASALLKRNGMTLQDVETWELNEAFATQVLGCLAAWNDEKFCREILGLDGAAGEIDRAKLNVDGGAISLGHPVGCSGNRIVLHLVNAMKRLGTRRGVATECIGGGQGGAMLIETV, encoded by the coding sequence ATGACGCGACCAGTCTTTATCGTCGACGGCAGCCGGACGCCGTTCCTGAAGGCGCGCTCCGGTCCCGGCCCGTTCACGCCGGTCGATCTTGCTGTGCAATGCGGCCGGCCGCTGCTGGCGCGCCAGCCGTTCGCGCCCACCGCCTTCGACCAGGTGATCCTCGGCTGCGTCAACGTGATCGCCGACGAGATGAACCCGGCGCGGGTCGCGGCCCTTCGGCTCGGCATGGGCGAGCAGATGGTCGCGTTCACGGTGCAGATCAATTGCGGCTCCGGCATGCAGTCGATCGATACCGGCTACCGCTACATCCGCGAGGGAAACTCGGAGCTGATCCTTGCCGGCGGCGCCGAGGCCTTGAGCCACGCGCCGTTGGTCTGGCCCAATTCCGGCGTGCGCTGGTTTGCCGGCCTTGCCGGCGCCAAGGGCATCGGTGCCAAGATCGCTGCGGCGCTTAAGATCAAGCCGAGCTATCTCAAGCCGATCATCGGGCTCGAGCGTGGGCTGACCGATCCGATCACCGAGCTCAACATGGGGCAGACCGCCGAAAAGGTCGGCCATCTCTTCGGCATCACCCGCGCGCAATCCGATGCCTACGCCGCCGAAAGCCACCAGCGCCTCGCGCGTGCCCAGAAGGAAGGTTACCTCAAAGGCGAGGTCGAGACCTCATTCGTGCGTGACGGAAAATTCTACGACCATGATGACGGCGTCCGCCCGGACTCGTCACCGGAGACCTTGGCAAAATTGAAGCCGGTGTTCGAACGCCCGTGGGGCCAGGTCACCGCCGGCAATTCCTCGCAGATCACCGACGGCGCCTCCTGGGTGATCCTCGCGTCCGAAAATGCCGTGGCGAAACACGGGCTGACGCCGAAGGCCGTCATCCTCGACAGCCAATGGTCGGCGCTCGATCCCTCGATCATGGGACTCGGCCCGGTGCTGTCGGCGAGTGCGCTTTTGAAGCGCAACGGCATGACCTTGCAGGACGTCGAGACCTGGGAATTGAACGAGGCCTTCGCCACCCAGGTGCTCGGTTGCCTCGCCGCCTGGAACGATGAAAAATTCTGTCGCGAGATTCTCGGGCTCGACGGCGCGGCCGGTGAAATCGACCGCGCAAAGCTCAACGTCGATGGTGGCGCGATCAGCCTCGGCCATCCGGTAGGCTGCAGCGGCAACCGCATCGTGCTGCATCTGGTCAATGCGATGAAGCGGCTCGGCACCAGGCGCGGCGTCGCCACCGAATGCATCGGTGGCGGCCAGGGCGGCGCGATGTTGATTGAGACGGTGTGA
- a CDS encoding SMP-30/gluconolactonase/LRE family protein, which translates to MTRQQRRDSNVSRRTLVQGLAVAAAATATGAGSALAQNAPAPVSPPTTITSPPRDFSPRGAPTTYFWDPDVIAVDPSFNDLAQPNTSITRLYTGTLWAEGPAWSAQGRYLVWSDIPNNRQMRWSEDDGHVSVFRMPSNYSNGNSFDFQGRQLSCEHLTRRVTRYENDGTATVLADSYNGKKLNSPNDVAAHPDGSYWFTDPPYGGQLYEGEPDAGGGPGNPAGKLNPRIGQPAGFVPAKRELPTNCYRIDPSGRVDLVVSEDQVPDPNGICFSPDYKKLYVVSTGKGPGDSGPGGKGDVWVFDVGADNKVSNGKRFSDFMIDGVKCGPDGIRCDVNGNVWCSSNAGRAVGYNGATCWSPEGKLLGRMRLPEVCGNITFGGPKRNRLFMASSQSLYAVYLATQGAGPA; encoded by the coding sequence ATGACACGCCAACAGCGGCGCGATTCGAACGTTTCACGACGAACGCTCGTCCAGGGACTTGCGGTTGCTGCGGCAGCCACCGCCACAGGCGCCGGCAGCGCGCTGGCCCAGAATGCGCCGGCGCCGGTGAGCCCGCCGACGACGATCACCAGCCCGCCGCGCGACTTCAGTCCGCGCGGCGCGCCGACCACCTATTTCTGGGATCCCGACGTCATCGCGGTCGATCCGTCCTTCAACGATCTCGCCCAGCCGAACACCTCGATCACGCGTCTCTACACCGGCACGTTGTGGGCGGAAGGACCGGCGTGGAGCGCGCAGGGCCGCTATCTGGTCTGGAGCGACATTCCGAACAACCGGCAGATGCGCTGGTCGGAGGATGACGGCCACGTCAGCGTGTTCCGGATGCCCTCGAACTACTCGAATGGCAATTCGTTCGACTTCCAGGGCCGTCAGCTGTCCTGCGAGCATCTCACTCGCCGCGTGACGCGCTATGAGAACGACGGCACCGCGACCGTGCTCGCCGACAGCTACAACGGCAAGAAGCTGAACTCGCCGAACGATGTCGCAGCCCATCCCGACGGCAGCTACTGGTTCACCGATCCGCCCTATGGCGGCCAGCTGTATGAGGGCGAGCCCGACGCGGGCGGCGGCCCGGGCAATCCGGCCGGCAAGCTCAATCCGCGGATCGGCCAGCCGGCAGGTTTCGTGCCGGCCAAGCGCGAACTGCCGACCAACTGCTATCGGATCGATCCGTCCGGCCGCGTCGACCTCGTGGTGAGCGAAGACCAGGTGCCGGATCCGAACGGCATCTGCTTCTCGCCCGACTACAAGAAGCTCTACGTGGTCTCGACCGGCAAGGGCCCGGGCGACAGCGGTCCGGGCGGCAAGGGCGACGTGTGGGTGTTCGATGTCGGTGCCGACAACAAGGTGTCGAACGGCAAGCGGTTCAGCGACTTCATGATCGACGGCGTGAAGTGCGGACCGGATGGCATCCGCTGCGACGTCAACGGCAACGTCTGGTGCTCGAGCAATGCCGGCCGCGCGGTCGGTTACAATGGCGCGACGTGCTGGTCACCGGAAGGCAAGCTGCTCGGCCGCATGCGCCTGCCGGAGGTCTGCGGCAACATCACCTTCGGCGGCCCCAAGCGCAACCGCCTGTTCATGGCCTCAAGCCAGTCGCTCTACGCGGTCTATCTGGCGACGCAGGGCGCCGGGCCGGCCTGA
- a CDS encoding flavin reductase family protein, which translates to MTAKDLHFYEPKNGHGLKHDPFNAIIAPRPIGWISSRDTSGNVNLAPYSFFNAFCYVPPIIGFSSTNWKDSVANIQETGEFVWNLATMDLAKHMNATAAHVARDVDEFKLAGLTQAAGKLVNVPRVAESPVSFECKVSQIIQLQGADGKKAQAWLTLGEVVAVHIDKAFIKDGVYQTALTHPIVRAGRMGDYFEIKPENLFEMVRPD; encoded by the coding sequence GTGACCGCGAAAGACCTGCATTTCTACGAGCCGAAGAACGGCCACGGGCTGAAGCACGATCCGTTCAACGCCATCATCGCGCCGCGCCCGATCGGCTGGATCTCCTCGCGCGATACCAGCGGCAACGTCAACCTCGCGCCCTACAGCTTCTTCAACGCGTTCTGCTACGTGCCGCCGATCATCGGTTTCTCCTCCACCAATTGGAAGGACAGCGTCGCCAACATCCAGGAGACCGGCGAGTTCGTCTGGAATCTGGCGACGATGGATCTGGCAAAGCACATGAACGCGACCGCCGCGCATGTCGCGCGGGACGTCGACGAGTTCAAGCTGGCCGGCCTGACGCAAGCCGCGGGCAAGCTCGTCAACGTGCCGCGGGTCGCCGAAAGCCCGGTGTCGTTCGAATGCAAGGTGAGCCAGATCATCCAGCTGCAGGGCGCCGACGGCAAGAAGGCGCAGGCCTGGCTGACGCTCGGCGAGGTCGTCGCCGTCCATATCGACAAGGCCTTCATCAAGGACGGCGTCTACCAGACCGCGCTCACCCACCCGATCGTCCGCGCCGGCCGGATGGGCGACTATTTCGAGATCAAGCCGGAAAACCTGTTCGAGATGGTTCGGCCGGATTGA